The following coding sequences lie in one Arthrobacter sp. PGP41 genomic window:
- a CDS encoding YraN family protein, with protein MKSKDLLGRHGEDLAAGYLETLGMLVVERNWRCTEGEIDIVALDGDALVIAEVKTRRTLDYGHPFEAVGPEKLARLHRLGAAWCRDRELRMPLRRVDVIAVIDDGRGTPLVEHLKGVG; from the coding sequence ATGAAATCGAAAGACCTGTTGGGCCGGCACGGCGAGGACCTCGCCGCCGGCTACCTTGAAACCCTGGGCATGCTGGTGGTTGAGCGTAACTGGCGCTGCACCGAAGGCGAAATAGACATAGTTGCCCTCGACGGCGACGCCCTGGTCATCGCCGAAGTAAAGACCCGCCGCACCCTCGACTACGGCCATCCCTTCGAAGCCGTGGGCCCGGAAAAACTTGCGCGGCTCCACCGGCTTGGAGCTGCCTGGTGCCGGGACAGGGAGCTGCGCATGCCGCTGCGGCGAGTGGACGTCATCGCGGTAATTGACGACGGCCGCGGGACACCCTTGGTGGAACACCTCAAGGGGGTGGGATAA
- a CDS encoding DUF2469 domain-containing protein, translating to MSAEDLENYETDMELQLYREYRDVVGLFSYVVETERRFYLANHVDLQARSADGEVYFDLTLQDAWVWDVYRSARFVKSVRVLTFKDVNVEELPRNEELALPKDVDLGN from the coding sequence ATGAGTGCTGAGGATCTTGAAAACTACGAAACCGACATGGAGCTCCAGCTCTACCGTGAATACCGGGACGTGGTCGGATTGTTCAGCTATGTTGTCGAGACCGAACGCCGCTTCTACCTGGCCAACCATGTTGACCTGCAGGCGCGCAGCGCCGACGGCGAGGTCTACTTCGACCTCACCCTGCAGGACGCGTGGGTGTGGGACGTCTACCGCTCGGCCAGGTTCGTCAAGAGCGTCCGGGTCCTCACGTTCAAGGACGTCAACGTCGAAGAGCTGCCCCGCAACGAGGAACTCGCCCTGCCCAAGGACGTCGACCTGGGTAACTAG
- a CDS encoding ribonuclease HII, translated as MSTAVRPGTGSTRVPARSKAPTLRHERTFKAQGIRYLAGVDEVGRGALAGPVSVGIAVVDLERQKPLAGVRDSKLLSPAERERIEPLVRRWSVASAVGHASAQEIDSIGIIAALRLAGTRAWREVLEAGIRPEAVLLDGSHNWLSPAEQLSLFDEPVFEASCDAPVHTKIKADMQCLSVAAASVIAKVERDRMMRELHAQFPDFGWDINKGYATALHRDVLRAAGPTPYHRVSWRLLGGDLLDGGLPDGQDPDGEDSAGDA; from the coding sequence ATGTCCACGGCAGTCAGGCCCGGGACGGGTTCCACCAGGGTGCCCGCGCGCTCAAAGGCCCCTACGTTGAGGCACGAGCGGACCTTCAAAGCGCAGGGGATACGGTACCTCGCAGGGGTGGACGAAGTGGGGCGGGGTGCCCTTGCCGGGCCGGTGAGTGTGGGCATTGCGGTTGTGGACCTGGAACGCCAGAAGCCGCTGGCCGGCGTGCGGGACAGCAAGCTCCTAAGCCCCGCCGAACGGGAACGGATCGAACCGCTTGTGCGCCGCTGGAGCGTGGCATCGGCAGTGGGCCATGCCTCCGCCCAGGAAATCGACTCCATCGGCATCATTGCCGCCCTGCGCCTTGCCGGAACACGGGCCTGGCGGGAGGTTCTCGAGGCAGGCATCCGTCCGGAGGCGGTGCTCCTGGACGGTAGCCACAACTGGCTTTCCCCCGCCGAGCAGCTGTCACTGTTCGACGAACCGGTTTTCGAGGCCAGCTGTGACGCCCCCGTGCACACCAAGATCAAAGCCGACATGCAGTGCTTGAGCGTCGCAGCGGCAAGCGTTATCGCCAAAGTTGAACGGGACCGGATGATGCGGGAACTGCACGCCCAGTTCCCGGACTTTGGCTGGGACATCAACAAGGGCTACGCTACGGCCCTGCACCGCGACGTGCTACGCGCTGCCGGGCCGACGCCCTACCACCGGGTCAGCTGGCGCCTGCTCGGCGGGGACCTGCTCGACGGCGGGCTGCCGGACGGGCAGGATCCGGATGGTGAAGATTCCGCCGGCGACGCCTGA
- the lepB gene encoding signal peptidase I, whose amino-acid sequence MPENHARIPEPRQDGASGTPSEAVPVTAAQDPEAPAPAAADSRSAARAAGKPNGSPVLAWLKEVATVVVIAVVLSFLIKTFLFRAFFIPSESMVKTLDVDDRIFVNLLVPEPFSLTRGDVVVFRDTKGWLPAAPEKEQGPFTWIQDGLTFVGLLPDNSEQHLVKRVIGLPGDHVVCCDAGGKLTINGTAINESYVNPAEVPQIRSFDVVVPEGKVWVMGDNRNHSADSRAHMDSDGGFVDLDDLEGKAAVIAWPLNRITTLGNYPDVFRNVPAAP is encoded by the coding sequence ATGCCCGAGAACCACGCGCGGATTCCTGAACCACGTCAGGACGGGGCTTCGGGCACGCCCTCCGAGGCAGTCCCCGTGACGGCCGCCCAGGATCCCGAGGCGCCTGCTCCCGCCGCAGCGGACAGCCGCTCCGCCGCCAGGGCGGCCGGGAAACCTAATGGCAGCCCCGTCCTTGCCTGGCTGAAGGAAGTCGCCACTGTGGTGGTGATCGCCGTCGTGCTGTCCTTCCTTATCAAGACATTCCTGTTCCGGGCGTTCTTTATCCCGTCCGAGTCCATGGTCAAGACGCTGGACGTCGACGACCGCATATTCGTCAACCTCCTGGTGCCTGAACCGTTCTCGCTTACCCGCGGCGACGTGGTGGTTTTCCGGGACACCAAGGGCTGGCTGCCTGCTGCGCCGGAAAAGGAGCAGGGGCCCTTCACCTGGATCCAGGACGGCCTGACATTCGTTGGCCTGCTGCCGGACAACTCTGAACAGCACCTGGTCAAAAGGGTCATCGGACTGCCGGGGGACCACGTGGTCTGCTGCGATGCCGGCGGTAAACTGACGATTAACGGGACCGCAATCAACGAAAGCTACGTCAACCCCGCCGAGGTCCCGCAGATCCGCAGCTTCGATGTAGTTGTCCCTGAAGGGAAGGTATGGGTGATGGGCGACAACCGGAACCACTCCGCCGACTCCCGCGCCCACATGGATTCCGACGGCGGGTTCGTCGACCTTGACGACCTTGAAGGCAAGGCGGCGGTCATTGCCTGGCCGCTGAACCGCATCACCACCCTTGGCAACTACCCGGACGTGTTCCGGAACGTGCCGGCGGCGCCCTGA
- the lepB gene encoding signal peptidase I, whose translation MDQTKRQPRKMGWRFAFLAVFLAVAVSGLVRSLWFDIYFIPSASMEPGLEGGDRILVSRTDFRDEPVRRGDIVVFDGRGTFAPLKSGNGPFMDAAAAITQWAGLAGSDTTYIKRVIGVPGDSVACCDAGGNVTVNGRPLQEPYIFSGDAPSAQKFSVVVPEGRLWLMGDHRSLSADSRSLLGAPGGGMVPLDRVIGRPVQIIWPLDRFASVPRPPAAGPTTENGQ comes from the coding sequence ATGGACCAGACAAAACGCCAGCCCCGAAAAATGGGCTGGCGTTTTGCGTTCCTCGCCGTCTTCCTGGCTGTTGCCGTCAGCGGACTGGTCCGGTCCCTGTGGTTCGATATCTACTTCATCCCGTCAGCGTCCATGGAGCCCGGGCTGGAAGGCGGGGACCGCATCCTGGTTTCCCGGACCGACTTCCGGGATGAACCGGTCCGGCGCGGGGATATCGTCGTCTTTGACGGCCGCGGTACTTTTGCTCCGCTCAAAAGCGGCAACGGCCCCTTCATGGATGCGGCGGCTGCCATTACCCAATGGGCCGGCCTCGCGGGCAGCGACACAACCTACATCAAAAGGGTCATCGGTGTGCCGGGTGATTCGGTTGCCTGCTGCGACGCCGGGGGCAACGTGACGGTGAACGGCCGGCCATTGCAAGAGCCGTACATTTTCAGCGGCGACGCACCCAGCGCCCAGAAGTTCAGCGTCGTGGTCCCCGAGGGGCGCCTCTGGCTGATGGGTGACCACCGGTCACTGTCCGCCGATTCCCGAAGCCTGCTCGGTGCCCCCGGTGGCGGCATGGTTCCGCTGGACAGGGTTATCGGCAGGCCGGTCCAGATCATCTGGCCGCTTGATAGATTTGCTTCAGTACCACGTCCGCCTGCGGCAGGACCAACAACAGAGAACGGACAGTAG
- the rplS gene encoding 50S ribosomal protein L19 codes for MHILDSVDAASLRTDVPAFRAGDTLKVHVNIIEGKNTRVQVFQGFVLGRQGEGVRETFTVRKVSFGVGVERTFPVHSPIIEKIEVVTKGDVRRAKLYYMRALRGKAAKIKEKRDFSTAK; via the coding sequence ATGCATATTCTCGATTCCGTCGATGCAGCCTCGCTGCGTACCGATGTTCCCGCGTTCCGCGCCGGTGACACCCTCAAGGTTCACGTGAACATCATCGAAGGCAAGAACACCCGTGTCCAGGTATTCCAGGGCTTCGTCCTGGGCCGCCAGGGCGAGGGTGTTCGCGAAACCTTCACCGTCCGCAAGGTGTCCTTCGGTGTCGGCGTGGAGCGTACCTTCCCGGTTCACTCCCCGATCATCGAAAAGATCGAGGTCGTCACCAAGGGTGACGTCCGCCGCGCCAAGCTTTACTACATGCGTGCACTGCGCGGTAAGGCTGCAAAGATCAAGGAAAAGCGCGACTTCAGCACCGCCAAGTAA
- the trmD gene encoding tRNA (guanosine(37)-N1)-methyltransferase TrmD, whose protein sequence is MRIDVVSIFPEYLAPLELSLIGKARQDGILDLRVHDLRSFTTDRHRTVDDTPYGGGAGMVMKPEPWAQALGSIAEDRPEGAARPVLIVPSPAGERFTQALAYELAEQEHLAFACGRYEGIDERVIEWSREYFDVRPVSLGDYVLNGGEVAVLAMVEAIGRLLPGVVGNPESLVEESHSDGLLEYPVYTKPSVWREREVPAVLLSGNHGKIAQWRRHEQFRRTAERRPDLLETFDAGKLPRADRAELQELGYDVVDGRLRRRSGADGARTDSSTS, encoded by the coding sequence ATGCGGATCGACGTCGTCAGCATCTTCCCGGAGTACCTGGCACCCCTGGAGCTGTCGCTGATCGGCAAGGCCAGGCAGGACGGGATCCTGGACCTGCGTGTCCACGATCTCCGCTCCTTCACCACGGACCGTCACCGGACGGTGGATGACACCCCCTACGGCGGTGGTGCCGGCATGGTCATGAAGCCCGAACCGTGGGCGCAGGCCCTGGGCTCCATTGCCGAGGACCGCCCGGAAGGGGCGGCCAGGCCGGTATTGATTGTTCCCTCGCCCGCCGGGGAACGCTTCACCCAGGCACTGGCCTACGAACTGGCGGAACAGGAGCACTTGGCGTTCGCCTGCGGACGCTACGAAGGCATTGACGAACGCGTGATCGAGTGGTCCCGGGAGTACTTCGACGTCCGCCCCGTCAGCCTGGGAGACTACGTCCTGAACGGCGGCGAGGTGGCAGTCCTGGCCATGGTGGAGGCCATCGGCCGCCTCCTGCCGGGCGTGGTGGGCAATCCCGAATCGCTGGTGGAGGAATCCCACTCCGACGGGCTCCTGGAGTATCCCGTCTATACCAAGCCGTCCGTGTGGCGTGAACGTGAAGTGCCGGCCGTCCTGTTGAGCGGCAACCATGGCAAGATCGCGCAGTGGCGCCGGCACGAGCAGTTCCGCCGGACGGCGGAGCGCCGGCCGGACCTCCTCGAAACGTTCGACGCCGGAAAGCTGCCACGCGCGGACCGCGCCGAACTGCAGGAGCTGGGATACGACGTCGTCGACGGACGCCTGCGCCGCCGCTCCGGTGCCGATGGCGCCCGAACGGACTCATCCACGTCCTAG
- the rimM gene encoding ribosome maturation factor RimM (Essential for efficient processing of 16S rRNA) — MQLQVARIGKPHGIRGEVTVQVLTDAPEDRFVPGTEFMVEPAAAGPLTVNSARWNKDILLLGFDGIETRNEAETLRGAKLFIETEELDEDDDEGWYEHELVGLEARVGSTVVGKVAALNTGAAQDLLMVTTPEGGEILVPFVEQIVPEVNIEEGYILLTPPEGLFELNADAEAAPSEPEGKA, encoded by the coding sequence ATGCAGCTTCAGGTGGCACGAATCGGCAAACCCCATGGCATCCGCGGGGAAGTAACGGTCCAGGTCCTGACCGATGCCCCTGAGGACCGGTTCGTCCCGGGCACCGAGTTCATGGTTGAACCGGCGGCCGCGGGCCCGCTCACTGTGAACAGTGCCCGCTGGAACAAGGACATCCTGCTGCTGGGCTTCGACGGGATCGAAACCCGCAATGAAGCGGAAACCCTCCGCGGCGCCAAGCTCTTCATCGAAACCGAGGAGCTGGACGAGGACGACGACGAGGGCTGGTACGAGCACGAGCTCGTTGGCCTGGAGGCCCGGGTGGGCTCAACCGTTGTAGGCAAGGTTGCCGCCCTCAACACCGGGGCCGCGCAGGACCTGCTGATGGTCACCACGCCGGAAGGCGGCGAGATCCTGGTTCCGTTCGTCGAGCAGATTGTTCCCGAAGTCAATATCGAGGAGGGCTACATCCTCCTCACGCCGCCTGAGGGTCTTTTCGAGCTGAACGCGGATGCCGAAGCAGCCCCTTCGGAACCGGAAGGCAAAGCGTAG
- a CDS encoding RNA-binding protein — translation MLAEALEHLVRGIVDSPDDVKVSSKNNRRGDTLEVRVHQDDLGRVIGRQGRTARALRTVVAALAGGEPVRVDVVDTDRRR, via the coding sequence TTGCTGGCAGAAGCGCTGGAACACCTGGTCCGCGGAATCGTTGATTCCCCGGATGACGTCAAGGTCAGCTCCAAGAACAACCGCCGCGGGGACACCCTCGAAGTGCGTGTTCACCAGGACGACCTCGGACGGGTGATTGGCCGCCAGGGCCGCACGGCGCGTGCACTGCGCACCGTGGTGGCAGCCCTGGCCGGCGGGGAGCCGGTGCGGGTCGACGTCGTCGATACCGACCGCCGCCGCTGA
- the rpsP gene encoding 30S ribosomal protein S16 — MAVKIRLKRFGKMRAPYYRIVVADSRTKRDGRAIEEIGKYHPTEEPSYIEVNSERAQYWLSVGAQPSEQVAAILKITGDWQKFKGLPGQEGTLKTKSEKAAFVAPEKGSVIIPEAITKKASKSDAAEAPAEAEAETTEAE; from the coding sequence GTGGCCGTAAAGATTCGCCTTAAGCGCTTTGGCAAGATGCGCGCACCGTACTACCGCATCGTCGTCGCGGACTCACGCACCAAGCGTGACGGCCGTGCCATCGAAGAAATCGGCAAGTACCACCCCACCGAAGAGCCCTCATACATCGAGGTCAACTCCGAGCGTGCCCAGTACTGGCTGTCCGTCGGCGCCCAGCCGTCCGAGCAGGTCGCCGCGATCCTCAAGATCACCGGTGACTGGCAGAAGTTCAAGGGCCTGCCGGGCCAGGAAGGCACCCTGAAGACCAAGTCCGAGAAGGCAGCCTTCGTTGCCCCGGAAAAGGGTTCCGTGATCATCCCGGAAGCCATCACCAAGAAGGCATCCAAGTCTGATGCAGCCGAAGCACCTGCCGAGGCCGAAGCAGAGACCACCGAGGCTGAGTAG
- a CDS encoding VOC family protein, with protein MTAEAASQDLLPADLAMGTVMLKVGDMKVMTDYYQRALGLEVVAEQDGGLYLGRLQKPLVHLAPAPGLDLPGRGEAGLFHTALLFENQADLAATIASAARFEPRSFTGSADHLVSEAFYFTDPEGNGVELYWDRPRSSWSWNGADVVMDSLALPPQRYLEQHLSEESLEHQRGAAAGVGHVHLQVGDVQTARDFYVGTLGFEKTAGWHGQALFVSAGRYHHHMAMNVWNSRGAGPRKDTLGLGEVLIEVPSGDDVGALADRLKVAGVAAHHTGAELRFEDPWRNRIRVAVR; from the coding sequence ATGACTGCAGAAGCCGCCAGCCAGGATCTCCTTCCTGCCGACCTCGCCATGGGCACAGTGATGCTCAAGGTGGGCGACATGAAGGTCATGACCGATTACTACCAGCGGGCCCTCGGCCTGGAGGTCGTCGCGGAGCAGGACGGCGGGCTCTACCTCGGCCGGCTGCAGAAACCGCTGGTGCACTTGGCGCCCGCTCCGGGCCTGGACCTTCCGGGCAGGGGAGAGGCCGGCCTCTTCCACACTGCGCTGCTGTTTGAGAACCAGGCAGACCTGGCCGCGACCATCGCCTCGGCCGCCCGGTTTGAACCCCGTTCCTTCACCGGCAGCGCAGACCACCTGGTCAGCGAGGCCTTCTACTTCACCGACCCCGAGGGTAACGGGGTCGAACTCTACTGGGACCGGCCGCGCAGCAGCTGGTCCTGGAACGGCGCTGACGTGGTAATGGACAGCCTGGCCCTTCCGCCGCAGCGCTACCTGGAGCAGCACCTCAGCGAGGAGTCCCTGGAACACCAGCGCGGCGCCGCTGCGGGTGTGGGCCACGTGCATCTCCAGGTGGGCGACGTCCAGACCGCCCGCGACTTCTACGTGGGGACCCTCGGCTTCGAAAAGACCGCCGGCTGGCACGGTCAGGCCCTGTTCGTCTCAGCGGGCCGCTACCACCACCACATGGCCATGAACGTGTGGAACAGCCGTGGCGCCGGGCCGCGGAAGGACACCCTGGGCCTGGGTGAGGTCCTCATTGAAGTGCCGTCGGGGGACGACGTCGGTGCCCTCGCCGACCGCCTGAAGGTTGCCGGTGTTGCCGCCCACCACACCGGAGCCGAACTCCGGTTCGAGGATCCGTGGCGCAACCGGATCCGGGTGGCAGTTCGCTGA
- a CDS encoding amidohydrolase family protein, whose amino-acid sequence MAETIQFTGTVLTGPDSEARGLWSVDGRLTFRQPAKAPDRILAGWVLPGFVDAHCHIGLGVGGAVDASVAEDQARTDLMAGTLLVRDAGSPVDTRWLQGGRDVPVLIRAGRHVARTRRYLRGFAEEVEPDGLVEAVRKQARDGDGWVKLVGDWIDRGAGDLAPSFPAAVVRDAVLAAHDEGARVTAHCFAEETLDDMLDAGIDCVEHATGLLPRHLPRFVEQRVPIVPTLVNVATFPDIAAQADPKFPKYAAHMRALWERREERVLEAYEAGVRIYAGTDAGSVIRHGRIADEILALHAAGLPMAAALDAACWSARTWLGAEGIAEGARADVVLCREDPRKVPDTIRDLAHVVLGGKVVR is encoded by the coding sequence ATGGCAGAAACCATCCAGTTCACGGGAACCGTCCTTACCGGGCCGGACAGCGAGGCCCGCGGGCTGTGGTCCGTGGACGGCAGGCTCACGTTCCGCCAACCGGCGAAGGCGCCGGACAGGATCCTTGCAGGCTGGGTGCTGCCGGGCTTCGTGGATGCACACTGCCATATCGGTTTAGGCGTGGGAGGCGCAGTGGATGCGTCCGTCGCCGAGGACCAGGCCCGGACGGACCTGATGGCCGGCACGCTTCTGGTCCGGGACGCAGGTTCCCCTGTTGACACCCGCTGGCTGCAGGGCGGGCGCGACGTCCCGGTGCTGATCCGCGCGGGCCGCCACGTTGCCCGGACACGGCGGTATTTGCGTGGATTCGCGGAAGAGGTTGAGCCGGACGGCCTGGTGGAAGCCGTCCGGAAGCAGGCCCGGGACGGTGACGGCTGGGTCAAACTCGTGGGGGACTGGATTGACCGCGGCGCCGGTGACCTGGCGCCGTCCTTTCCTGCCGCCGTCGTCCGGGATGCCGTCCTGGCCGCGCACGACGAGGGCGCGCGCGTTACGGCGCACTGTTTCGCCGAAGAGACGCTGGACGACATGCTGGACGCCGGCATCGACTGCGTGGAGCATGCCACTGGTCTTCTGCCCCGCCACCTTCCCCGCTTTGTGGAGCAGCGGGTACCCATCGTGCCCACCCTCGTCAACGTCGCCACCTTCCCGGACATTGCGGCACAGGCCGATCCCAAGTTCCCCAAATATGCGGCGCATATGCGTGCGCTGTGGGAACGGCGGGAGGAGCGGGTGCTTGAGGCCTATGAGGCCGGGGTGCGGATTTACGCCGGAACCGACGCGGGCAGCGTCATCAGGCACGGCAGGATTGCCGACGAAATCCTCGCCCTGCATGCGGCAGGACTGCCGATGGCCGCCGCCCTGGACGCGGCGTGCTGGAGTGCACGGACGTGGCTGGGCGCGGAGGGGATTGCGGAAGGGGCACGGGCTGACGTTGTGCTCTGCAGGGAGGACCCGCGAAAGGTGCCGGACACGATCCGTGACCTGGCGCATGTGGTCCTGGGCGGGAAGGTGGTCCGCTAA
- the thiC gene encoding phosphomethylpyrimidine synthase ThiC — protein sequence MSTQNAQLNPAQNRPAPGAAGHQPPETQSLKSHSLAYLEDAGTGIRVPVTEIALEASPNGKPNGPFQTYRTAGPGSDPVRGLRPFRSDWIEARGDTEAYSGRERNLLDDGRSAVRRGAASAEWKGARPVPRRAVGGRTVTQMHYARQGMITPEMRFVALRENCDVELVRSELAAGRAIIPSNINHPESEPMIIGKAFLVKINANIGNSAVTSSIAEEVDKLQWATQWGADTVMDLSTGEDIHTTREWIIRNSPVPIGTVPIYQALEKVNGEANALTWEIFRDTVIEQCEQGVDYMTIHAGVLLRYVPLTANRVTGIVSRGGSIMAGWCLAHHRENFLYTHFDELCEIFAKYDVAFSLGDGLRPGATADANDAAQFAELDTLAELTARAWEFDVQVMVEGPGHIPFHLVRENVERQQELCKGAPFYTLGPLVTDVAPGYDHITSAIGATEIARYGTAMLCYVTPKEHLGLPNKDDVKTGVITYKIAAHAADLAKGHPGAHERDDALSKARFEFRWRDQFALSLDPVTAEAFHDETLPAEPAKTAHFCSMCGPKFCSMRISQDIRDEFGSAESQAALAEAAAGMKGKSEEFRAAGGKVYLPEPRVAAGS from the coding sequence TTGAGTACACAAAATGCACAGCTGAACCCTGCCCAAAACCGTCCTGCCCCGGGAGCGGCCGGCCACCAGCCACCGGAGACGCAGTCCCTGAAATCCCATTCATTGGCCTACCTTGAGGATGCCGGCACGGGGATCAGGGTCCCGGTGACGGAAATTGCGCTGGAAGCTTCCCCGAACGGAAAGCCGAACGGGCCGTTCCAGACCTACCGGACGGCAGGACCCGGCAGCGACCCCGTCCGCGGCCTCCGTCCCTTCCGGTCTGACTGGATCGAAGCACGCGGAGACACCGAGGCGTACAGCGGCAGGGAAAGGAACCTGCTCGACGACGGCCGCTCAGCTGTCCGCCGCGGCGCCGCCAGCGCCGAGTGGAAGGGAGCGCGCCCCGTGCCCCGCCGCGCCGTCGGCGGCCGGACCGTAACGCAGATGCACTACGCACGGCAGGGCATGATCACCCCGGAGATGCGCTTCGTGGCCCTGCGCGAGAACTGCGATGTTGAACTGGTCCGCAGCGAGCTGGCCGCGGGCCGCGCCATCATCCCCAGCAACATCAACCACCCCGAGTCCGAGCCAATGATCATCGGCAAGGCCTTCCTGGTGAAAATCAACGCCAACATCGGCAACTCGGCCGTCACCAGCTCCATCGCCGAGGAGGTGGACAAACTGCAGTGGGCAACGCAGTGGGGCGCCGACACGGTCATGGACCTTTCCACCGGCGAAGACATCCACACCACCCGCGAATGGATCATCCGCAACTCGCCCGTGCCTATCGGCACCGTCCCCATTTACCAGGCGCTCGAGAAGGTCAACGGGGAAGCCAATGCCCTTACCTGGGAGATCTTCCGCGACACCGTCATCGAACAGTGCGAACAGGGTGTGGACTACATGACCATCCATGCCGGCGTCCTGCTGCGTTACGTGCCCCTGACGGCCAACCGGGTGACAGGCATCGTGTCCCGCGGCGGTTCGATCATGGCAGGCTGGTGCCTGGCGCACCACCGGGAGAACTTCCTCTACACGCACTTTGACGAGCTCTGTGAAATCTTTGCCAAGTACGACGTCGCGTTTTCCCTGGGTGACGGGCTGCGGCCGGGGGCGACAGCGGATGCCAACGATGCTGCGCAGTTCGCCGAACTGGACACGCTGGCTGAGCTGACGGCGCGCGCCTGGGAATTCGACGTGCAGGTGATGGTGGAGGGACCGGGCCACATCCCGTTCCACCTGGTCCGGGAGAACGTAGAGCGCCAGCAGGAGCTGTGCAAGGGTGCGCCGTTCTACACACTCGGGCCGCTGGTCACCGACGTTGCGCCGGGCTACGACCACATCACCTCGGCCATCGGTGCCACCGAGATCGCACGCTACGGCACCGCCATGCTCTGCTACGTCACCCCGAAGGAACACTTGGGGCTGCCCAACAAGGACGACGTCAAGACCGGGGTGATCACGTACAAGATCGCCGCACACGCGGCAGACCTTGCAAAGGGCCACCCGGGCGCGCACGAGCGCGATGACGCGCTGTCCAAGGCGCGCTTCGAATTCCGCTGGCGCGACCAGTTCGCGCTGTCCCTGGACCCGGTCACGGCGGAAGCCTTCCATGATGAGACCCTGCCCGCGGAACCTGCCAAGACGGCGCATTTCTGTTCCATGTGCGGCCCCAAGTTCTGTTCCATGAGGATCAGCCAGGACATCCGGGACGAATTTGGCTCGGCAGAGTCGCAGGCAGCCCTGGCGGAGGCTGCTGCGGGGATGAAGGGCAAGAGCGAGGAATTCCGGGCGGCCGGCGGCAAGGTGTACCTGCCGGAGCCCCGTGTTGCCGCCGGAAGCTAG
- a CDS encoding alpha/beta fold hydrolase, which produces MFKQRVVFVHGAGSFGAAAWPRQHGLALSYDALFLRRHGYDPVAEPVESSFEEDAGILLRSLADDGRGAVGGHVVAHAQGAVAAMMAAVERPDLVYSLTLVEPACLSLTAELPATAAHIALMKPLLDVRHQLSDDDFQREFVRRVYATDLQHPATVEEKRSARRLRLQVPPWEAPLHIVPGVPTLVLTGGWEPLYEEIAGYLRETGALHRTAAGGHRPQDSIEGDRIIRSFIGDASRVQARAS; this is translated from the coding sequence ATGTTCAAGCAGAGGGTAGTGTTCGTGCACGGCGCGGGCAGCTTCGGCGCCGCGGCCTGGCCCCGCCAGCATGGCCTCGCACTGTCCTATGACGCGCTCTTCCTGCGCCGCCACGGCTACGACCCCGTGGCAGAGCCGGTGGAGTCCTCCTTCGAAGAGGACGCCGGGATCCTGCTGCGGTCACTTGCCGACGACGGGAGGGGCGCCGTCGGCGGGCACGTCGTGGCACACGCCCAAGGTGCCGTCGCAGCGATGATGGCCGCCGTCGAACGCCCCGACCTTGTCTACTCGCTGACGCTGGTGGAACCTGCATGCCTCTCCCTGACCGCGGAACTGCCGGCGACGGCGGCGCACATTGCGTTGATGAAGCCGCTCCTGGACGTCCGGCACCAACTCAGCGACGACGACTTCCAGCGGGAATTCGTGCGCCGGGTCTACGCCACGGACCTGCAGCACCCGGCCACCGTGGAAGAGAAGCGGTCCGCCCGGCGGCTGCGGCTGCAGGTGCCGCCGTGGGAAGCGCCGCTGCACATCGTGCCGGGCGTGCCGACGCTCGTCCTGACGGGCGGCTGGGAGCCGCTCTACGAAGAGATCGCGGGCTACCTACGGGAGACCGGCGCCCTCCACCGCACTGCGGCGGGAGGACACCGGCCCCAGGATTCAATAGAGGGGGACCGCATCATCCGCTCGTTCATCGGCGATGCCAGCCGGGTCCAGGCACGGGCCTCCTGA